From bacterium, one genomic window encodes:
- a CDS encoding cupin domain-containing protein — translation MIIRKLAEVATEDVDMEGVRGAAKQLVLGDADGVPAYSVRVFTLEPGGFTPRHAHASEHLNYVIAGRGELVDPDGAPRELATGDFAFVPPGELHQFRNSGAEPFVFICTVPKEYE, via the coding sequence ATGATCATCCGCAAGCTCGCAGAGGTAGCCACGGAGGACGTGGACATGGAGGGAGTCCGGGGCGCCGCGAAGCAGCTCGTCCTGGGGGACGCCGACGGCGTGCCGGCCTATTCGGTGCGCGTCTTCACCCTGGAGCCCGGCGGCTTCACGCCGCGTCACGCGCACGCCTCGGAGCACCTGAACTACGTGATCGCGGGACGGGGCGAGCTCGTCGATCCCGACGGCGCGCCCCGGGAGCTGGCGACGGGCGACTTCGCCTTCGTCCCTCCCGGCGAGCTGCACCAGTTCCGCAACTCGGGCGCCGAGCCCTTCGTCTTCATCTGCACGGTACCCAAGGAATACGAGTAG